The Oncorhynchus gorbuscha isolate QuinsamMale2020 ecotype Even-year linkage group LG04, OgorEven_v1.0, whole genome shotgun sequence genome includes the window TTGACGtgcgctgtctctgtctctgtccctctgtcaggATCGGGCCTTAATCTGAGCGACAACGAGTCGATCCACGGGAGTCATGACGGTGGGAGTACGGCCCCGTCTCAGATAGTAGAACTACGACGCATCCCCATCGCAGACACACACCTCTAACCTCCCACGTTTTTATACCACAGAGAACAACACAAGTGTTTTTAATTTTCTACTGCACAAAAACATCACGTTTTTTTTTCTAGATTAGTTTTGGTTTTCGTCAGTTTGATGTCATGAAAGCTGGTGATGTTTTTGTCTGTTTTTATATGAATACATCAATGTGTTACTAAATGAACGTGTAAAGGTTCTCGAAGCTGATTTGATCTCTCCTGGGTGTAAAATCTTTTGTATAGTTTTAGGACACAAGCCAGCACCCTCAAACCTGCTGCTAAGGtttctgtaacagtgttaataAATATTTCAATAGATATTTTACATCGGACTGTCTTGATTCAATTGTGATTGGGTTTAGAGTGGCCGGCATTAGTCTATGGGAAATGTCAGCAGTCAAACATAAAGAGAGGAGAACCTATGTGAGAGTTGCGTAACGCAGGATGTGGAATTGCTGAGTGGCTGTGGGTCATGCAGTCTCGTGGGGCAATTTCACAAATTTGTTATACACGTTCTGAGAATTCTGGTCCATGGAAAGGTCTGAATATTTCTGCTTGTGTCTGCAGGAGGTGGAGGGACTATGAACTATAGATGAGATAATACCTCATCGTAAAACCTGTAAATGTTCCGAATACAAGGTCAAACACAGTATTCATGGGTTGCACGTTACGTTAAGTTCTATGTCAGCTGACGGTCTACTCAATGCATTCTCAATTAGCGCTGATGAAAATTACCATAAATAAGAAAAAAACTGAGGAAGTGAATGTCCAAAAGTGGTGTAAGACAATAGAGAGTTTGTGTAGTTAACAGCAATTGAATAAAGATCGGGTTTGGATAATAAGTAAAGCAGTTCCACAGTCTTAGGCCGAAACAGAAGGAACAGCCTCAGCAAGCTGGAGCACTGGTGCTAACCCAGCATCAGGGGCCTGTTCAGAAGCGTGCAACGTTGAAGAACGGTCAGATAGAAATCAATTGAGCAGAACAAATATAATTGTCTGTCAAGTTGAATAGTGGATCGAATCAGCTCTattcattacatttctatctgcaactttCTGATGATATCACCTTACTGAATACGCCAGGTTTCTGTATTAATTACATCTGAAAGGAAACACCTATGTGTCAGGAAATCTTTATATCAATAGAGTGTAATAAAAATGCATAGGTCTTCGTGTGGGCGAGACATTCCTTTATGACAAAAGTTAAGATCACCAACAAATTATTACCCAGACTGATATTACCCAGACTTATTAGGTATGaaagtaagacccagatgcagacaatgtcgaattaacaatggtttagtattccaacaggggcaggaaatagacaggtcaaggcaggcaggggtcagtaaaccagaggtggggcgaaggtacaggtcggcagacggctcaggggcaggcagagtggtcaggcaggctcagagtcaggaccgGCAAGGTTCAAAACCAGGAGGGTTTGATAACAAAAATGCtagttgacttgacaaacaaaaattggtataaatacacaggggataatggggaagatgggctacacctggaggggggtggagacaatcaaagacaggtgaaacagatcagggtgtgacaagacTGACATTACCCAGACTGACATTGTgtctgtatatgtgtatgtgtgtgctttgaactgacctctgaccttgtaAATTGTTAGACCTGGTTAACGGATAGAAGAAAGAAAATAATTTGGGGGGCAAAgctgagagacagatggagtatTACTAGCTGAAGATGAATGTAGTTAGTTTGGATTGTTGGACACTGAGAACACCAGCTAATGGGCTCTGCAGAGATTCCCTTCCTCTTATTAATGTAGTTAGTTTGGATTGTTGAACACTGAGAACACCAGCTCATGGGCTCTGCAGAGATTCCCTTCCTCTTATTAATGTAGTTATTTTGGATTGTTGAACACTGAGAACACCAGCTAATGGGCTCTGCAGAGATTCCCTTCCTCTTATTAATGTAGTTAGTTTGGATTGTTGAACACTGAGAACACCAGCTCATGGGCTCTGCAGAGATTCCCTTCCTCTTATTAATGTAGTTATTTTGGATTGTTGAACACTGAGAATACCAGCTAATGGGCTCTGCAGAGATTCCCTTCCTCTTATTAATGTAGTTATTTTGGATTGTTGAACACTGAGAACACCAGCTCATGGGCTCTGCAGAGATTCCCTTCCTCTTATTAATGTAGTTAGTTTGGATTGTTGAACACTGAGAACACCAGCTCATGGGCTCTGTAGAGATTCCCTTCCTCTTATTAATGTAGTTAGTTTGGATTGTTGAACACTGAGAACACCAGCTCATGGGCTCTGCAGAGATTCCCTTCCTCTTATTAATGTAGTTAGTTTGGATTGTTGAACACTGAGAACACCAGCTCATGGGCTCTGCAGAGATTCCCTTCCTCTTATTAATGTAGTTAGTTTGGATTGTTGAACACTGAGAACACCAGCTAATGGGCTCTGCAGAGATTCCCTTCCTCTTATTAATGTAGTTAGTTTGTTGTTGGACACTGAGAACACCAGCTCATGGGCTCTGCAGAGATTCCCTTCCTCTTATTAATGTAGTTAGTTTGGATTGTTGAACACTGACAACACCAGCTCATGGGCTCTGCAGAGATTCCCTTCCTCTTATTTATGTAGTCAGAAATTCACTTCCTCTTATTCCTTTAGTTAATACAAAAAATGTATTACACTTCAACTCTAtgtctgacatggtacaggtgtcttctttgtTTTAAGCCCAtagccatgtgtgtgaggtgtatacctGTTTAAAGACTGccaagaatcactctgtgtgaccctgatttggCCCATTGCAGTATTAAACATCTTTCACAAATCCAAACTATTTTGATTAGACGCATCCAGCCTCAACCTTTCTGTTCGTGTTAATTTCGCTCTTCTAATACATTGATTTTGAATATTGAAAGGTGCCGTGTTTATTTTGCTTGTGGGTGACAAAGTATAATTGCTATCGCTCCATGGCCTGGAGTAACTGACGCAGGTGGAGCTGCCACAGATCTGACTGTtggtggtctgtctgtgtgtccaggGGGATGTCCAGTAACAGAACCACCAGCCAACACTTGTCCTCGGCTACTTATGTCAGCAGTTATGAGAGGAGCTGCAGCAGAAATAGATCTTTAGGATATTTCCCTTCTCAAAAAGTGGAAGGAGGAAATATGTCTACGATTGGCTCTGAGGAGGATCATCTGATATGGCTGATGGCAGCACATAAATACAtaataagatgttttattgtcacatacaccagatactgtcggtgcagtgaaatgtgttttaCAAGGTCATGAAAAGCTGAACAACGTGCTTGACTCCAGTctaacgtttggacacacctactcaatcaagggtttgtctttttgttttactattttctaccttgtagaataatagcgaagacatcaacactattttatttatttatttcacctttatttaaccaggtaggcaagttgagaacaagttctcatttacaattgcgacctggacaagataaagcaaagcagttcgacagatataacaacacagagttacacatggagtaaaacaaacatacagtcaataatgcagtataaacaagtctatatacaatgtgagcaaattaggtgagaagggaggtaaaggcaaaaaaggccatggtggcaaagtaaatacaatatagcaagtaaaacactggaatggtagttttgcaatggaagaatgtgcaaagtagaaataaaaataatggggtgcaaaggagcaaaataaatgaattaattaaatacagttgggaaagaggtagttgtttgggctaaattataagtgggctatgtacaggtgaaataacacatatggaatcatctagtaaccaaaaagtattttttgagattcttgaaagtagccactctttgccttgatgacagctttgcacactcttggtattctctcaaccagcttcacctggaatgcttttccaatcaTCAGGAGttttcacatatgctgagcacttgttggctgattttccttcaatctgaggtccaactcatccaaaatcATGTCAATTGTGTTGATGTTGggggattatggaggccaggtcatctgatgcagcactccatcattctcctccttggtcaaattgcccttactcagcctggaggtgtgttgggtcattgtcctgttgaaagacaaatgatagtcccactaagcgcaaaccagatgggacggtgtatcgctgcagaatgctgtggtagccatgctggttgtgtgccttgaattctaaataaatcactgacagtgtcaccagcaaagcacccccacaccatcacacctcctccatgcttcacggtgggaatcacacatgtgatcatccgttcacccaatctgcatctcacaaagacaaatttggactcagaccaaaggacagatacagtgtggcaaaaacgtatttagtcagccaccaattgtgcaagttctcccacttaaaaagatgagagaggcctgtaattttcatcataggtacacttcaactatgacagacaaaatgagaaaaaaaatccagaaaatcacattgtaggattttttatgaatttatttgcaaattatggtggaaaataagtatttggacacctacaaacaagcaagatttctggctctcacagacctggaacttcttctttaagaggctcctctgtcctccactcgttacctgttttaatgtcacctgtttgaaccgaaacacacagccagggcaactaaggagtggctccgtaagaagcatctcaaggtcctggagtggcctagccagtctccagacctgaacccaatagaaaatctttggagggaactgaaagtccgtattgcccagcgacagccccgaaagatgaaggatctggagaaggtctgtatggaggagtggttAAAAATCCCTGCTGCGGTGTGTGCAAACCCGGTCaaaaactacaggaaacgtaggatctctgtaattgcaaacaaaggtttctgtaccaactattaagttctgcttttctgatgtatcaaatacttatgtcatgcaataaaatgctaattaattacttaaaaatcatacaatgtgattttctggatttttttttagattccatctctcacagttgaagtgtacctatgatacaaataacagacctctacatgctttgtaagtgggaaaacctgcaaaatctgcagtgtatcaaatacttgttctccccactgtatttgggctgaaatgtctgaggctggtaactctaatgaactgatcctctacagcagaggtaactctgggccttcctttcatgtggcagtcctcatgagagccagtttcatcatggcgcttgatggattttgctactgcacttgaagaaactttcaaagttcttgaaatattcaGGATTGACATActttcatatcttaaagtaatgatggactgtcttttctctttgcttatttgagctgttcttgccataatatggacttggtcttttaccaaatagggctatcttctgtataccaccactaccttgtcacaacacaactgattggctcaaacgcattaagtaaagaaattctacaaatttacttgtaacaaggcacacctgttatttgaaatgcattccaggtgactaactcatgaagctggttatgAGAATGCTGTGCAAAGTCTgtacaaaactgtcatcaaggcaaatgttgGCAAATTTAAAGAATTTCAAATATAGAATATACAACAGATTTGTATCAAGCCTTTACAAGGGAATATTTGTATGAAGAGAACATGTTGCCTCAAGTGTAGACAAGTTTGAAACAGTCTATAAAGTCACTGGGTCGCTCAACCCCCcagtccctctccttcccctacaGTCCCGGTCTCAGCTCCTGAGAGTGGCAGGCCTGTAAACTCAGATGTCTAACACAGTGCCTGGGGACTGATGATGACTCATCCTACTTCCCAGTCTCCAGTCCTCCTAAGTGATTCAAAATCTTCCCACCAgaactgtctcgctctctcttggtCTGAGAAGAAAATAACAttattttctccctctttcacagCAGACACACAAATATACAGGAGCCATGTGTACTGCACACACTTTGGCTTAATTTATAAACCGCATACAGTAGACCCCCCTCTTCTGTCTCTTTTAAAATGTTGATGTTTTATTTTGGATTCACTGAAACAAGCACCAGGCTGTTaccatatacagtacatttgcaATTCATACGAGATAAACAGGATGGTAAAATGTGTTATCAATGTTTGAATATTTGTTCATTAAATTGCTTTCTTTCTGTTTACTTGACCGACGGATCATGTTATCACATTGATCCCTTCTtttgtgttggggggggggggtcgagacCCCTAACGACTCATGCAAATTATAACAGTGAAAAAGTAACAGTGAGAAAAGAAACCACAGACAACTAAATTACCGTCAAACACTCATGGTTTATTTGGTAAACACACAgtaaaggggctgagctggacccaaggaaagaaacaaatattcaaaaacacccctaagctagactagcctacttcaatacagctaactaactaaccaaaaatacagtgggtggtccgcccagttctaactagtgttctTAGACAAAGTAttcctacgggtagtgtatgcccatgggcgacttgtcctggtacccccttttccctccatcaAACAAACAGTCAAACACCATaacaaaacaatactcacaggatAACGGACAAAGTGACATGTCGTTGCTAAACCAAACCAGAGAtctacagagagattgagctcatGAGAAAACAACTGACAGGggttttaaaccaagggaaagtgATAGGGTAAGGGAAAGGGAGCAGGTGTCTTCTGATTGGGGGATGACGATtgtcacctgtgaggggagaaggagagaaaagaaatacacgcaggatacctgtatccgtaacacctATGAAATACACgcaggatacctgtatccgtaacacctATGAAATACACgcaggatacctgtatccgtaacacctATGAAATACACgcaggatacctgtatccgtaacacctATGAAATACACgcaggatacctgtatccgtaacacctATGAAATACACgcaggatacctgtatccgtaacacctATGAAATACACgcaggatacctgtatccgtaacacctATGAAATACACgcaggatacctgtatccgtaacacctATGAAATACACgcaggatacctgtatccgtaacacctATGAAATACACGCAGGATACCTGTATCCGCAGGATACCACCTATGAAATACACgcaggatacctgtatccgtaacacctATGAAATACACgcaggatacctgtatccgtaacacctATGAAATACACgcaggatacctgtatccgtaacacctATGAAATACACgcaggatacctgtatccgtaacacctATGAAATACACgcaggatacctgtatccgtaacacctATGAAATACACgcaggatacctgtatccgtaacacctATGAAATACACgcaggatacctgtatccgtaacacctATGAAATACACgcaggatacctgtatccgtaacacctATGAAATACACgcaggatacctgtatccgtaacacctATGAAATACACgcaggatacctgtatccgtaacacctATGAAATGTCAGCTTTTCACAATTTCCTGTTGCCTAGTCTTTCTCCATATCTTTTCAGCACAACACCTGTAAGAGAAATATCTATTCAGCACAACACCTGTAAGAGAAATATCTATTCAGCACAACACCTGTAAGAGAAATATCTATTCAGCACAACACCTGTAAGAGAAATATCTATTCAGCACAACACCTGTAAGAGAAATATCTATTCAGCACAACACCTGTAAGAGAAATATCTATTCAGCACAACACCTGTAAGAGAAATATCTATTCAGCACAACACCTGTAAGAGAAATATCTATTCAGCACAACACCTGTAAGAGAAATATCTATTCAGCACAACACTGTAAGAGAAATATCTATTGTAAGAGAAATATCTATTCagcacaacaccacaacacctgtAAGAGAAATATCTATTCAGCACAACACCTGTAAGAGAAATATCTATTCAGCACAACACCTGTAAGAGAAATATCTATTCAGCACAACACCTGTAAGAGAAATATCTATTCAGCACAACACCTGTAAGAGAAATATCTATTCAGTCTAGTTGGCATTCTTCAAGACACCCATTTGAATGTGCAGGCATTGGCTATTcagattattttatattttttaaataattttaaaatattttttaagtaAACACACACTTTTGCAATATAGTAAATAGCCTGTTAACAGCATATTAACGTGTTAACAAATTATATGTTGGAGACACGTCTCAAAAAATGTAAGATAAAGAATAAGGTTAAGTCAGTGGATCAGATGAAACTATCCAAGCATTAGATACATCTCCTTTAAATGGAAAGTGagcatgttcaagatagcatgcaaAGGTCGCAGGTCTGTAGAGATCTTCACAATGGCTGTAATAATCTGTGATGGATCTCAaacagcattgatcacttgcaccatgtacttttaatgtCATCTCAACTGTAATCCAGGTCATAACAAGTTGTTGTTTAATAACACATATAAGGTACACTACCGGTccaacgttttagaacacctactcattcaagggtttttctttatttttactatgccaagagcgtgcaaagctgtcaaggcaaatggtggctgctttgaagaatctcaaatatatttttatttgtttaatacttttttggttactacatgattccatatgggttatttcatagtttgatgtcttcactattattctacaaggtcaaaaataatacaaataaagaaaaaccctggaatgagtctgTGTTCTGAAACTGTTGACCGGTACTGTATACATGTAAGggggtgcgtgctggtggcagggatgtcaggcgcaggagaacgaACTTGGTTTAAACAGAGTATTTTAATAAATGCTCACAAACTCCGATAACCAACATATACAAAATAAAGAACGTGGGTACAAAACCCATCGCACACCATAACATACAAAGCACCAATACATACAAAGAACAATcgccgacaaggacatgaggggaaacagagggttaaatacacaacatgtaattgatgggattggaaccaggtgtgatggaagacaagacaaaaccaatggaaaatgaaaagatgatcagcgatggctagaagatcggtgacgtcgaccgccgaacgccgctcgaacaaggagaggggccgacttcggcggaagtcgtgacaatacagtataaaacattgtattcccatttgaactttgttgtgcttttaaatggtttaatGAGCAATGATAACACATTTAGATGACAGCTAAACCAAAAATctgacattgtttttccattggaatttggttgtgatTTTAGATGGCTGAAAGCACAGATATAAAACGGTGagaattcaacaaacttctggctgtctttttgagaTGGTGAATAAATgttgaaatctcattgatcaacgttTCAACCAAATGTTATCTAAATGTCAACGTTGAAATgatgtggtgtgcccagtggTTAGTTATCTTTTCACCGGACCATTTAGAATTCCATTGTGACTGCCTGCCCCTGATTACTGAGGTAAACAGTTGATTCAAGTCAGTTGATGTTGTATTTCCCTTGTGAATGATACAATTCAGTGAAAATAAATCATATCAAAATGGTGGAGGAACAACTAAAGAGACAGAGGATACTCAGTTACAGGGCCGGCCCTCCCGTTAGGCAAGACTAGATGGTCGCCTATGGCAAAACTTGAATTTGGGCCAGCATTTTGGAAATTTTGCTGCTCCTGATTGGCTACTACCATGTGTTACCAAGCACATCACAGTATCTCGATGAATACAACAAGCATATAGAATCAAGCTAAAGCGTTAAATCGTCTTTCAGAGAAACTGTTGTATAAGCACCACACTTTCCTCTCAAGTTTACGACACGTCATTCTCTTGTGAAAACATTCGGTCTTACGTCTATGATTTGTGCTTCTGTTACGTCACCCCTGCATATTACACACGGGCCCTTTCATAGCTCTAGCATTCCCTGTGTTTCTTCTTTCTCAGAAACTGACCCCAAATCAAACTCAGTGGGAGTCAGAGTCAGCGCTCTGTGAATTTATGGACACACGGCTTTACAAGCCCACTGTGGAGGGAAAGGACCTGCGCAGGATGAGTACCCAGGGCGGTGGGAGATGAGtgggtctctgtgtctgtgtcgtgCCTGTGTGTCTGCTCTCCCTGGGTGATTGATGTGTTCTACATAAAGCAGGGCTCTGGCAGGGCTAGACGATCACAGGCTGGACCACTACATTTTTCCTCACAGCAATGTCACAGTCACATGGCACTGGCTTAGGAGTAGGTTAGTGGTGGTGGCAGGGCAGGATGTTAGGGAGAAGAGTGCACAGTCATAAGCCAATGGCTTTGAACCCTGTTGAGGGAACAGGTTAGTGGTGGGGGCAGCGCAGGATGTGAAGGGGAAGAGTGAGTCAAAATGAAGAGCATAGCAATGTGAAATGACTGTGCTGTGTAGAGTACTGTTCTATCTGTACATTGACTGCTGTAACATCATCTCCTCTACTGCTAGGGGGATACTTCTGTGCCTGGGGTCAATCTCTTTGGCCTTCCAGAACTATAGTTATCACAGTTATCCACTAGGGGTTCTATTCAATCCGTAGTGCTGAAGATCCATTTCGTAGCGCAATTGAGAATTAAAGGCATTCAAGATAAAAGCTGCATATGATGGCACAGTCGTAAATTACCTTTCAATGTTTACGCGGACCTTCTGGGACACTTCCACGATACGGATTGAAACCAGCCCTCGGTCTGATTAAGTACAGTATGTACCAGACAAGTCAACATGGCCTGTCATGCACAGAATGGAAGGGGGAGGGTGGGTGAGCAGCAGAAGGGACTCAGTGAGCACTGAAGGACTAGGGTGTTCAGGGGGGTCCCCAGAGGAGAGGCTGTGGGACGGAGGGGGACGGGGTCCCCAGAGGAGAGGCTGTGGGACGGAGGGGGCCggagggggagggggacgggGTCCCCAGAGGAAATGCTGTGGGACAGGGGGAGACGGGGTCTCCAGAAGAAAGGCTGTGGGACGGAGGGACGGGGGGACGGGGTCCCCAGAGGAAATGCTGTGGGACAGGGGGGTTGCCATAGGAGGGGCTGTTGGACAGGGTTTTTGCCATAGGAGGGCTGTTGGACAGGGGCGTTGCAATAGGAGGGGCTGTTGGACAGGGACGTTGCCATAGCAGGGGCTGTTGGACAGGGACGTTGCCATAGGAGGGGCTGTTGGACAGGGGAGTTGCCATAGGAGGGGCTGTTGGACAGGGGCGTTGCCATAGGAGGGGCTGTTGGACAGGGACGTTGCCATAGGAGGGGCTGTTGGACAGGGGCGTTACCATAGGAGGGGCTGTTGGACAGGGGCGTTGAGGAGGGGCTGTTGGACAGGGGCGTTGCCATAGGAGGGGCTGTTGGACAGGGAGGAAACTGTTGCCCAGTGcttacagagagggggagggaggttggAGGGTCTGGCTAGATAGCAGGTTAGAagagaataggacaggacagaTGATTGGTTATACTGTAGGTCAGGCTATGATTAGCTGGTTCAGTAAAGATACAGCTGCTTTATCAGGTGGGAAGTGGCCAATAAATGTACACTAAGACACTGACATATATTCAGGAGTGGCCTAAACGTCCTGTAGATTTACATGTTTGATCCACTTTTTATTGAATCTGAACAAGACTGGTCAGTGAGGAGAGGACTAAATAACTTTGACTTGTTTGACTTAAGGTCAGGTTAAAGTGCTAGTTAATAACAAACAGGCTATTTAAATACCACTTGGACAGATGCATGTCATTTTCCGAATGGCTGGACAGTTGACCCTGTTTTTATGTCAAGCTGATGACACCTCAGTCTGATAACATGGGCTTTTGGCATTCCGTCCACTCCCTCAAAGGTCAAAGGGCTTTTAGTATGATGCCTTAGTGAGGGCCAGCTTGAACGCCTGTGAACGTCTTGAACAGCAGTTAAACATAATCCTGTTTGACTTTGGTCTACTaaaggtgtcatgcaggtgaaagaggacccaaacgcgacttaacagaaacagagtttattaatgttcaaaacggaataactgaaatcctctagatttgtagaggggaaaacaactggagaagcggccacagactgcaggtcgcttcgggtaggcgcaggccgtagtcgactgagacacctgctcacacgcagcgtctgaagaaggcacaaaacacgacaggacagggtgatacacaatcacggcaaaaaacacgacaggacagggcgaaacgcaatcacagcatggaatacaaaacaaggaactgacggcacaggaacggaacacaaaggaataaatagggactctaatcaggggaaaggatcgggaacaggtgtgggaagactaaatgatgattaggggaataggaacagctgggagcaggaacggaacgatagagagaagagagagcgagagagtgagagagggagggggagagagagggctagaaggagggaaagaaccaaataagaccagcagaggaaaacgaatagaatgggaagcacagggacaagacatgataataaatgacaaacatgacaaaaggggtcggggggtgggggggttggaGGAATCTAGACGAAGTTATTGGGTCATATGGCGTGCGAAAGCCTCTGTTGTTCACCCCGCCCCTCCTGTATGGTTGGCAGAACCCTACAGCTGTGTGTAACAGGGACTGGTTAAACCCTACAGCTGTGTGTGACAGGGACTGGTTAAACCCTACAGCTGTGTGTGACAGGGACTGGTTAAACCCTACagctgtgtttttttttaacctttattttactaggtcagttaagtcagttaagaacaaattcttattttcaatgacggcctaggaacagtgggttaactgcctgttcaggggcagaacaacatatttgtaccttgtcagctcaggggtttgaacttgcaaccttccggttactagtccaacgctctaaccactaggctaccctgccctggTTAAACCCTACAGCTGTATGTGACAGGGACTGGTTAAACCCTACAGCTGTGTGACAGGGACTGGTTAAACCCTACAGCTGTGTGACAGGGACTGGTTAAACCCTACAGCTGTATGTGACAGGGACTGGTTAAACCCTACAGCTGTATGTGACAGGGACTGGTTAAACCCTACAGCTGTGTGACAGGGACTGGTTAAACCCTACAGCTGTGTGACAGGGACTGGTTAAACCCTACAGCTGTATGTGACAGGGGACTGGTTAAACCCTACAGCTGTATG containing:
- the LOC124033049 gene encoding repetitive proline-rich cell wall protein 2-like, which produces MATPLSNSPSSTPLSNSPSYGNAPVQQPLLWQRPCPTAPPMATPLSNSPSYGNSPVQQPLLWQRPCPTAPAMATSLSNSPSYCNAPVQQPSYGKNPVQQPLLWQPPCPTAFPLGTPSPRPSVPQPFFWRPRLPLSHSISSGDPVPLPLRPPPSHSLSSGDPVPLRPTASPLGTPLNTLVLQCSLSPFCCSPTLPLPFCA